One region of Monomorium pharaonis isolate MP-MQ-018 chromosome 11, ASM1337386v2, whole genome shotgun sequence genomic DNA includes:
- the LOC105831354 gene encoding SET and MYND domain-containing protein 4: MMRVTDVVTEMDWDKVIDTLNCMFKLSRLNNEIKSMKHENELISRLLRNQEVMKFVSLWLKDLYNVKDKRKQRKNLEISTAFKLAGNKEFQSKNYVASLELYTKSALYAPSNSIDLSIAIANRSASLFYLDRWQDCINDIKLAIRLGYPDNLRYKLHLRAAQCYIKLGNRRAAVETVLQIHSTLNERNMPDEKKERLQRQVNDITSKISCMEDDTDDTTDTTEFPSQPEVAYGENPNFRFASAAIEVKYTAEKGRHVIANKDIKRGQVLFVEKAFAFVPLSHIKDICYNCCRSCNDTPVPCTECVDSTYCNINCWDAASSCHRWECLGNQMGLWSQIGIAYLAVRTLFKCITATDDNKLNEVQKLVTNFSKLAPCDIISYGITAIMLMMYLSKYTDFFKAINLKECLVSKLSNDFNCDLATEGDERLYVSSLLLRYILQLISNGHAITKINAIADNNENKLLIQQQDRIATAIYPSASMMNHSCDPNIINSFLGQILITKATRDIAAGEEVFNCYGADFRRMLKKERQEKIESQYCFKCNCAACTIPEYDDVLKKFTAMKCPECSGPLIDNRQAYMSCTDCGTTVYHDTYDFTLMQAQQYFVKAEMCIEDEKYEEALAKLKECLLLRKGALYKYHENIATTMDLIAKVYAITGQWLNSISYLEHSLVVIEERYGSCSIEVCNEINKLTDICLQYLQEESNTSSKFYKNVLKKTRRYLNRAQEIIDLTYGPWNEVYREIAVKKEILSSILKNFNV, from the exons ATGATGCGCGTCACGGACGTCGTAACCGAAATGGATTGGGACAAGGTCATTGATACCTTGAACTGCATGTTTAAACTCTCTCGACTTAACAACGAGATAAAGAGCATGAAACACGAAAACGAATTGATATCCCGTTTGTTGCGCAATCAGGAGGTTAT GAAATTTGTGTCCTTGTGGCTGAAAGATCTCTATAACGTGAAAGACAAGAGGAAACAACGGAAAAACTTGGAGATATCAACAGCTTTCAAGTTAGCTGGGAACAAAGAGTTTCAGTCAAAAAACTATGTCGCATCTTTGGAATTGTATACGAAGAGTGCACTATACGCTCCCTCAAATAGTATAGATTTGTCGATAGCAATTGCAAATAGATCAGCCTCTCTATTCTACCTGGACAGATGGCAG GATTGCATCAATGATATCAAGTTGGCGATTAGATTGGGCTATCCTGATAATTTACGTTACAAATTACATCTACGTGCAGctcaatgttatataaaattaggcAACAGAAGAGCAGCTGTTGAAACTGTTTTACAAATACATAGCACATTGAATGAGCGTAATATGCCagatgaaaaaaaag aacGATTACAAAGGCAAGTGAATGACATAACATCGAAAATATCATGTATGGAAGACGATACAGATGATACTACAGATACTACCGAATTTCCTTCACAGCCTGAGGTCGCATATGGTGAAAACCCTAATTTTCGATTTGCATCAGCGGCTATAGAAGTAAAATACACTGCTGAAAAAGGCAGACACGTCATAGctaataaagatatcaaaagGGGTCAGGTTCTATTCGTTGAAAAGGCATTCGCTTTTGTTCCATTATCTCACattaaagatatttgttaCAATTGTTGTCGTTCATGCAATGATACTCCTGTACC GTGTACAGAATGTGTCGACAGTacatattgcaatataaattgttGGGACGCAGCTTCGTCTTGCCATCGTTGGGAATGTCTCGGCAATCAAATGGGTCTGTGGTCGCAGATTGGAATAGCATATCTAGCTGtaagaacattatttaaatgtataactGCAACTGATGATAACAAACTCAATGAAGTACAAAAGCTAGTGACTAATTTTTCCAAACTTGCACCATGCGACATTATTTCTTATGGAATT aCGGCAATTATGCTTATGATGTATCTATCAAAGTacacagatttttttaaagctatCAATCTTAAAGAGTGTTTAGTATCAAAACTCTCTAACGATTTCAACTGTGACCTCGCGACAGAGGGTGATGAACGATTGTATGTAAGTTCTCTACTGTTGAGATACATATTACAACTTATTTCTAATGGGCATGCTATCACAAAGATAAACGCGATAGcagataataatgaaaataaactcCTCATTCAACAACAAGATAGAATAGCTACAGCAATTTATCCTTCTGCAAGTATGATGAATCATTCTTGTGAtcctaatataattaatag ctttttaggacaaattttaataactaaagCAACACGAGATATTGCGGCGGGTGAAgaagtttttaattgttatg GGGCTGACTTTAGAAGGatgttgaaaaaagaaagacaagaaaaaatagaaagtcaATACTGCTTTAAGTGCAATTGTGCAGCATGTACTATACCAGAATATGATGATGTTttg aaaaaatttactgcGATGAAATGTCCTGAATGCAGTGGACCATTGATTGATAATCGCCAAGCTTACATGTCCTGTACGGATTGTGGAACAACAGTCTACCATGATACTTATGATTTTACGTTGATGCAAGCTCAACAGTATTTTGTCAAAGCAGAAATGTGCATAGAAGATGAAAAGTACGAAGAGGCATTGGCAAAACTGAAAGAATGTTTGCTTCTTAGAAAAGGTGCATTATATAAGTATCACGAAAATATTGCCACCACTATGGATCTCATAGCAAAGGTGTACGCTATTACGG GACAATGGCTAAATTCGATTTCGTATCTCGAACATAGTCTTGTAGTGATTGAAGAAAGATATGGTTCTTGTAGTATTGAAGTTTGCaatgaaataaacaaattaacgGATATATGCCTACAATACTTACAGGAGGAATCTAATACatcatcaaaattttacaa AAACGTGTTGAAAAAAACACGACGATATCTAAATCGTGCTCAAGAAATTATAGATCTCACATATGGTCCATGGAACGAAGTTTACCGCGAAATTGCTGTAAAAAAGGAGATTCtttcttctattttaaaaaattttaacgtctga